The following coding sequences lie in one Crassostrea angulata isolate pt1a10 chromosome 10, ASM2561291v2, whole genome shotgun sequence genomic window:
- the LOC128167839 gene encoding uncharacterized protein LOC128167839 has product MELTVFTLFLSGVIVTSAASFCDTTATSTASPQAAPKLPQIPSVFQTRIELNIVDKNTTVDVLQYFDYDGNRVRIDTLKDAIQGSIIYSFDTAEIFYVTNGFCSVGMINSSMAMSLFGEMKDDGRWHVLDSSYALKFGSSYNETYMGQDSIRGIFVNHWRSCYKWPGGNLTYSIDYYFSVDGAWNTSSSFVSVPVRAEVMGPGRAGPIHHVYDFFNFMPSLPDDVTSVFETPKGVICPGRINTGRLPQIPSQFYYRVEIISEIVNFVTTYDVWYDEKYKLIRTDYRPMTSAPPTYNTNPLTEIQDFNGGVRYLSDNTYGNCSVLSLPSQSFGAAENMTAMKTNGSFVLHIKNPLQLFKLDSNFTYVGKRKCRQMLCVVFSAKRPYLVEGMGMANATIELYFLDDAFTNYPNNGRAATRDVPVMMTIDIDDVDFHQAMNFMDFDGNHPDLSVFDVSSCFSQSAKVHFKVRFPGVLQPALTDSFIYNARQQLGETMKVSPIRIQDVRVEYDMADVYVLASLLDRTSPTAQFTFTRGQKSEYTDDFIFKSIIDPVMCAKLCVEFDNFTCNSFDFCPGDPQGSCRLSRRHISEGSTHLVKGGGCDHFSRTVNGPVMKEKDMNEAYMLLKNAIVSKNFLVQVIIETVPLKTFVGVDLTVTYGWIQAATTPVIQNFFSYSQEIVIPQYGQIFVSKVWYSKDYKLVRYDFHNTKPTSPYYSTNPMTIIHDFNTGIQYALDRLYENCTIAAIKAGAFDSTLDFSELIKDGSYVVALKNPMDIFHLTPQMRFIGQRTVRDFLTNVYETVMKNFTMPGLNGSFTAIIEYYFIVNGWVESASSDTGGTQQFLVKTDIIIVEKALVITTNYFDFEYYEPDLSLFDVKKCFTSTDQHTFQVTFPGKFHPYLDIYQKVFQLETLEMMSKATGASILRFQELSLNYDPYNVYISATILGRPPFLTEFTKLSILMKNLGSDAVYSNLKSAEDCANACLSTNKFPCNSFDFCPDSSKCYLSSRHISTGKQPSTNTSCLHYTKTVNASVSPAPTMLVAYNNLKNAVYSGLFKVEIKTSNFTKLYTASTIKDTIPRPSDAVQGGQMMKHFAVFKQNCIMARSDLSISGVAVDDCATECLMEELFDCQSFVYCPGEGLCLLNRLHPDLNQTLVQPHKFCNLYIRQYLDHYNARPGVTFPGNADNIILAVQTPNICAKQCTVTDNCKSFDYCADTKTCRLKNTHELDAPSAVFQAAPDCNHYSRKYIDDFKFVQGKEMHFGKVLEFDGVSVDQCAKLCTEEESVNCQTFAYCGNYTKCKLMSSTPKHLGPGYITSSDFCNLYIRVYNPSSPVPGNSSTVIYKQTSQQSPKADLGLLLGTSFGGLILGLVFGGGVVYFFRKYKRKDDHMTMNILENESN; this is encoded by the exons ATGGAG CTGACTGTATTTACCCTGTTCCTGTCGGGCGTAATTGTGACTTCCGCCGCTTCCTTCTGTGACACCACAGCGACCTCTACAG CCTCGCCTCAGGCTGCTCCCAAGCTACCTCAGATCCCGTCCGTATTCCAGACCCGCATCGAGCTCAACATCGTGGACAAGAACACGACTGTTGACGTgttgcagtactttgattatgacGGGAATCGCGTGAGAATTGACACGCTCAAGGACGCCATCCAAGGAAGCATCATCTACAGTTTTGACACAGCGGAAATTTTTTACGTCACTA ATGGTTTCTGTAGCGTGGGCATGATTAATTCCTCAATGGCGATGTCTCTGTTCGGTGAAATGAAGGACGACGGTCGCTGGCATGTATTGGACAGCAGCTACGCACTCAAGTTTGGCAGTAGCTACAACGAA acCTACATGGGACAAGATTCCATTAGAGGCATTTTTGTAAATCATTGGCGGTCATGCTACAAGTGGCCAGGAGGGAATCTCACTTATTCGATTGATTATTACTTTTCAG TGGACGGAGCTTGGAATACCTCCTCAAGCTTCGTCAGTGTGCCTGTCCGTGCTGAGGTGATGGGACCTGGTCGGGCTGGCCCCATTCATCACGTGTATGATTTCTTCAACTTCATGCCCTCACTTCCGGATGACGTCACGTCCGTTTTCGAG aCCCCAAAAGGGGTTATTTGCCCTGGACGGATAAATACAGGCAGACTTCCCCAAATTCCATCACAGTTCTACTACAGAGTGGAAATCATCAGCGAAATCGTTAATTTTGTGACGACATATGAT GTGTGGTATGACGAAAAATACAAACTGATCAGGACAGACTATCGACCGATGACGTCAGCTCCTCCAACATACAACACAAACCCTCTAACAGAAATCCAAGATTTCAATGGAG GTGTTCGCTACCTGAGTGACAACACCTATGGGAATTGCTCCGTTCTGTCCTTACCTAGCCAGTCTTTCGGGGCGGCAGAAAACATGACAGCTATGAAGACCAACGGATCATTCGTACTACACATCAAGAACCCGCTGCAGCTTTTCAAATTAGATTCCAATTTCACGTACGTTGGAAAA AGAAAATGTCGACAGATGTTGTGTGTTGTGTTCTCGGCCAAAAGACCATACTTAGTGGAAGGAATGGGAATGGCAAACGCGACCATCGAATTGTACTTTCTTGAT gaTGCTTTCACTAATTACCCAAACAACGGACGGGCGGCTACCCGAGATGTCCCCGTTATGATGACCATCGATATTGATGAT GTAGACTTTCATCAAGCAATGAATTTCATGGACTTTGATGGCAATCACCCGGATCTCTCAGTTTTTGATGTCTCCTCTTGTTTTTCACAATCTGCAAAAGTTCACTTTAAAGTCCGGTTCCCAG GAGTGCTGCAGCCCGCTCTGACGGACTCCTTTATCTACAATGCCAGACAGCAGCTGGGTGAGACAATGAAGGTCTCTCCGATCCGTATCCAGGACGTCCGCGTGGAGTATGACATGGCCGATGTTTATGTTTTGGCGTCACTTCTGGATAGAACCTCACCCACAG CCCAGTTTACATTTACACGAGGGCAAAAGTCCGAGTACACAGACGATTTCATTTTCAAGAGCATTATTGACCCAGTGATGTGCGCCAAGCTGTGCGTGGAGTTTGACAACTTTACCTGTAACAGCTTCGATTTTTGTCCCGGGGATCCGCAGGGATCCTGTAGACTCAGCAGACGACATATTTCGGAAGGTTCCACACACCTTGTGAAGGGGGGTGGATGTGACCACTTCTCAA GAACTGTAAATGGACCCGTTATGAAAGAAAAAGATATGAACGAAGCATACATGTTGCTGAAAAATGCGATCGTATCAAAGAACTTTTTAGTTCAGGTCATCATAGAAACAGTTCCT TTGAAGACATTTGTTGGTGTCGATTTAACCGTAACATATG GTTGGATACAGGCAGCCACTACCCCAGTTATCCAAAACTTCTTTTCCTATAGCCAGGAAATAGTTATACCCCAGTATGGTCAAATATTTGTGTCAAAG gTATGGTACAGTAAAGACTACAAGCTAGTGagatatgattttcataacaCCAAACCTACATCGCCGTACTACTCTACCAATCCGATGACTATCATACACGACTTTAACACAG GAATTCAGTATGCATTGGACAGGTTGTATGAGAACTGTACAATCGCCGCTATAAAAGCAGGAGCCTTTGACAGCACTTTGGATTTTTCCGAATTAATCAAAGACGGATCCTATGTAGTAGCACTAAAAAACCCTAtggatatatttcatttaacacCACAGATGCGATTCATTGGACAG aGAACAGTTAGAGACTTTTTGACAAATGTATACGAAACAGTAATGAAAAATTTCACCATGCCTGGTTTAAACGGAAGCTTTACAGCAATAATTGAATATTATTTCATCGTG AATGGCTGGGTTGAAAGCGCCAGTAGTGACACTGGTGGAACACAACAGTTTCTTGTGAAAACTGACATTATCATTGTTGAG AAAGCATTGGTCATTACAACAAATTACTTTGATTTTGAGTACTACGAACCCGACCTATCTCTGTTTGATGTAAAGAAATGTTTCACGTCTACAGACCAGCATACTTTTCAAGTAACCTTCCCAG GAAAGTTTCACCCCTATCTGGATATCTACCAAAAAGTGTTTCAACTAGAGACTCTAGAAATGATGTCTAAAGCTACGGGTGCATCAATATTGCGCTTCCAAGAACTTTCACTCAATTACGACCCTTATAATGTGTACATCTCAGCAACCATTTTAGGGAGACCCCCATTTTTAA CGGAATTTACCAAACTTTCAATACTTATGAAAAATCTCGGAAGCGATGCTGTCTATTCAAACCTGAAATCTGCGGAGGACTGCGCCAATGCATGTTTATCCACCAATAAGTTTCCCTGTAACAGCTTTGATTTCTGTCCGGACTCTAGCAAGTGTTATCTAAGCAGTCGGCACATATCAACGGGAAAACAACCATCAACCAACACGTCCTGTCTACATTACACCA AAACTGTCAATGCATCGGTATCACCTGCTCCAACCATGCTTGTTGCCTACAACAACTTAAAGAACGCGGTGTATTCTGGGCTGTTCAAGGTAGAAATCAAAACCAGCAATTTTACG AAGCTTTACACAGCATCCACAATAAAAGACACGATACCAAGACCCAGTGACGCCGTTCAAGGAG GACAGATGATGAAGCATTTCGCGGTGTTCAAACAGAACTGTATCATGGCGCGGAGCGATCTGTCCATTAGCGGTGTAGCGGTGGATGATTGCGCCACGGAGTGTCTGATGGAGGAACTATTTGACTGCCAGTCCTTTGTGTACTGTCCAGGAGAGGGTCTATGTCTCCTCAATCGTCTCCACCCAGACCTTAACCAAACTCTCGTACAACCACACAAGTTCTGCAACCTTTATATAA GACAATATTTGGATCACTACAATGCCAGACCAGGGGTGACATTTCCAGGAAATGCTGACAATATCATTCTAGCTGTGCAAACTCCGAACATTTGCGCTAAACAGTGTACCGTGACGGATAACTGTAAATCGTTTGACTACTGCGCCGATACCAAGACTTGTAGATTAAAGAATACACATGAACTGGACGCGCCCTCTGCAGTGTTCCAAGCCGCCCCAGACTGCAACCACTACTCAC GAAAATATATTGATGACTTCAAATTTGTGCAAGGGAAAGAAATGCACTTTGGGAAAGTCTTGGAATTCGATGGAGTGTCTGTGGACCAATGCGCTAAACTCTGTACAGAGGAGGAGAGTGTCAACTGCCAAACGTTCGCTTACTGTGGGAACTATACAAAATGCAAATTGATGAGTTCTACCCCAAAACACCTGGGACCCGGTTATATCACCTCTAGTGACTTTTGTAACCTATACATTA GAGTTTACAATCCATCATCACCAGTCCCTGGGAACAGCTCCACCGTTATCTACAAACAAACATCCCAGCAGTCCCCCAAAGCAGATCTAG GACTTCTGTTGGGAACATCTTTTGGAGGACTAATTCTTGGCCTCGTTTTCGGAGGGGGCGTGGTTTATTTCTTTCGGAAGTACAAAAGGAAAGACGATCACATGACTATGAACATCTTAGAAAACGAATCTAATTAA
- the LOC128166621 gene encoding uncharacterized protein LOC128166621, with protein sequence MGLLLSRLYSVFESFSSETPARILMLGLDAAGKTSILYKVKLNENVHTIPTIGFNVETVEPVKGVSFTVWDVGGQDKIRPLWRFYYQNTEGLIYVVDSSDRERIAESREELFGILDSDEMREVPVVVIANKQDLPNALKPSEVADLMTLRKLTSRKWYIQAACATTGEGIFEAMSEMANMVKEYQSKSH encoded by the exons ATGGGTTTACTTCTGTCTAGACTATACTCTGTATTTGAGTCTTTTAGTTCCGAGACACCAGCTAGAATCCTTATGCTGGGCTTAGATGCTGCGG GGAAAACATCGATTTTATATAAAGTGAAACTAAATGAAAACGTGCACACCATTCCGACCATTGGGTTTAACGTAGAGACGGTGGAGCCGGTAAAAGGCGTGTCCTTTACGGTGTGGGACGTCGGCGGACAAGACAAAATCAGACCTCTTTGGCGCTTCTACTATCAGAATACTGAAG GACTAATATACGTGGTGGACAGCAGTGATAGGGAACGAATCGCCGAATCACGTGAGGAGCTGTTTGGGATTCTGGACAGTGACGAAATGAGGGAAGTTCCCGTGGTAGTGATTGCCAACAAACAAGATTTACCAA ATGCACTAAAACCCTCAGAAGTTGCGGATTTGATGACTTTGCGTAAACTTACGTCGCGGAAATGGTACATCCAGGCTGCGTGCGCAACAACGGGGGAAGGAATCTTTGAAGCTATGAGTGAAATGGCGAACATGGTCAAAGAGTATCAATCGAAATCTCATTGA
- the LOC128166303 gene encoding uncharacterized protein LOC128166303: MLRRRRPVITTIFGSICALAVFLSFKHYFGDDVKENKGKKLVIRKRRDHIDLAIHDSFFVHQFDQIPDREHEKDDFAQHDFVNIFPQRSRPEAPCVPFQTWRGTINICTHDPKEDKMISAFVHSFATWEQNFLNATGDVLTRYPDMTFVDLGCNIGAYTLFAASLGNRVVSVDAFDGNLALLAESLRLDSLESNVTLVHNAISDKHENVTLELNTHNVGGSYVKSLKDIGPPPQNVVGSIVMDDLIPLIKSRDVFVKMDIEGTELRALQAAKQFLQVLNVKFILMEWVLHKNNPSALEIIKIMTNNGFLPFWDHQQLLPLRVNSYVYWPENVFWIKR; the protein is encoded by the coding sequence ATGTTACGGAGGAGGAGACCTGTCATAACCACTATTTTTGGATCAATATGTGCCCTTGCtgtttttctatcatttaaacattactTTGGAGACGACGTCAAAGAAaataaaggtaaaaaattagTAATAAGAAAGAGGAGGGACCATATAGACCTGGCGATTCATGACTCATTCTTTGTACACCAGTTTGATCAAATACCGGACAGGGAGCACGAAAAAGATGATTTTGCTCAACATGATTTCGTAAACATCTTCCCACAGCGAAGTCGACCAGAGGCGCCATGTGTCCCTTTCCAAACTTGGAGAGGGACAATCAACATTTGCACCCATGACCCTAAAGAAGACAAAATGATCTCTGCATTTGTTCACTCATTTGCAACATGGGAACAAAATTTTCTGAATGCGACTGGAGACGTTCTAACCAGGTACCCGGATATGACGTTTGTTGATCTGGGCTGCAATATAGGAGCATACACGCTGTTTGCTGCCAGTCTGGGAAACCGGGTCGTCTCCGTGGACGCTTTTGATGGAAATCTCGCCTTGTTAGCGGAGTCCCTGAGACTTGATTCCTTGGAAAGTAACGTGACGCTCGTCCACAACGCTATTTCCGACAAGCACGAAAACGTCACATTAGAATTAAACACACACAACGTCGGCGGGTCTTACGTGAAATCACTTAAAGACATCGGACCTCCTCCTCAAAATGTGGTCGGGTCTATAGTAATGGATGATTTAATTCCTCTCATTAAATCCAGGGACGTTTTTGTGAAGATGGACATAGAGGGTACAGAGCTTAGGGCGCTTCAAGCTGCCAAACAATTCCTGCAAGTTCTCAATGTCAAGTTCATTTTAATGGAGTGGGTTTTACACAAGAACAACCCAAGTGCGTTGGAAATCATTAAGATTATGACGAACAATGGCTTTTTACCATTTTGGGACCATCAACAGTTACTTCCATTGAGGGTTAACAGCTATGTTTATTGGCCAGAAAATGTGTTTTGGATTAAGCGGTGA